The proteins below come from a single Miscanthus floridulus cultivar M001 chromosome 1, ASM1932011v1, whole genome shotgun sequence genomic window:
- the LOC136543209 gene encoding zinc finger protein CONSTANS-LIKE 13-like isoform X1 → MGEGEDDQRNQMLGAGRDHEPERAEAEEAKKPAPGEAEAGVDGAGAGAGTEAATCDYCGTVAAAVYCRADSARLCLPCDRLVHGANGVCSRHARAPLCADCRAAGAVFRRASSSAFLCSNCDFGRHRDGGDPPLHDRCAVQPYSGCPPGSDLAALFGVPLFDKPAAEDGAWWNIWEEPQVLSLVDLIVPTTPCHGFEPLLTPSSPKYRSISPDGKLNEEILRQLGELAESDGGVQASAGRDEAEQAGGDQFPSWASPQYATGHGNFGTEYNHEVATIPTPLYENGRWNNCDLDALNDACKAGVAYDQVPVSSAEPCLSSFAPLSEICPSMSNGNSMEDNHQANPGIGMPMQGLSKRTGFDVVPCPDRDSVISRYKAKRKTRRFDRQVRYESRKVRADGRLRIKGRFAKPNQT, encoded by the exons ATGGGTGAGGGTGAGGACGACCAGCGGAACCAGATGCTGGGCGCGGGCCGGGACCATGAGCCGGAGcgggcggaggcggaggaggccAAGAAGCCCGCGCCCGGCGAGGCGGAGGCCGGCGtcgacggcgccggcgccggggccGGCACGGAGGCGGCGACCTGCGACTACTGCGGAACCGTGGCGGCGGCGGTCTACTGCCGCGCCGACTCCGCCAGGCTCTGCCTGCCGTGCGACCGCCTCGTGCACGGCGCCAACGGGGTCTGCTCCCGCCACGCCCGCGCCCCGCTCTGCGCCGACTGCCGTGCCGCCGGGGCCGTCTTCCGCCGCGCCTCGTCCTCCGCCTTCCTCTGCTCCAACTGCGACTTCGGGAGGCACCGGGATGGCGGTGACCCGCCGCTCCACGACCGCTGCGCCGTGCAGCCCTACTCCGGGTGCCCTCCGGGGAGCGACCTCGCGGCGCTCTTTGGGGTGCCCCTCTTCGACAAGCCGGCCGCCGAAGATGGTGCCTGGTGGAACATCTGGGAGGAGCCCCAGGTGCTGAGCTTGGTAGATCTGATCGTGCCCACCACCCCTTGCCATGGATTCGAACCTCTCCTAACGCCGTCATCGCCCAAG TACCGGAGCATCTCGCCGGACGGGAAGCTGAACGAGGAAATCCTTCGGCAGCTGGGGGAGCTTGCAGAGTCAGATGGCGGTGTGCAGGCATCAGCAGGTCGTGACGAGGCAGAGCAAGCTGGTGGAGATCAGTTCCCTTCCTGGGCGTCGCCACAGTATGCCACTGGACATGGCAATTTTGGAACAGAGTACAACCACGAGGTTGCAACCATTCCTACTCCTCTTTACGAG AATGGCAGATGGAATAACTGTGATTTGGATGCCCTAAATGATGCATGCAAGGCCGGGGTCGCATATGATCAGGTTCCAGTCAGCTCAGCTGAACCGTGCTTGTCATCATTTGCTCCATTGTCGGAAATTTGTCCCAGCATGAGCAATGGTAATAGTATGGAGGATAACCACCAGGCTAATCCTGGCATTGGCATGCCCATGCAAGGTCTATCCAAAAGGACTGGCTTTGATGTTGTGCCTTGCCCTGATCGTGACTCGGTCATTTCGCGCTATAAAGCGAAGAGGAAGACAAGAAG ATTCGACAGGCAGGTCCGGTACGAGTCGCGCAAAGTTCGTGCTGATGGCAGGCTCAGGATCAAGGGGCGTTTTGCGAAGCCAAACCAAACATGA
- the LOC136543226 gene encoding divinyl chlorophyllide a 8-vinyl-reductase, chloroplastic-like: MAALLLSPRLPTTSTATPSSSTRPAPRSLSFPGTATRRRGRGPLLASSAASPPAPAPAAQPFRALPASETTVLVTGATGYIGRYVVRELLRRGHRVLAVARSRSGIRGHNSPEDVVADLAPAQVVFSDVTDPAALLADLAPHGPVHAAVCCLASRGGGVQDSWRVDYRATLHTLQAARGLGAAHFVLLSAICVQKPLLEFQRAKLKFEEELAAEAARDPAFTYSVVRPTAFFKSLGGQVDIVKNGQPYVMFGDGKLCACKPISEEDLAAFIADCIYDQDKANKVLPIGGPGKALTPLEQGEMLFRLLGREPKFIKVPIQIMDAVIWVLDELAKLFPWLEDAAEFGKIGRYYASESMLLLDPETGEYSDEKTPSYGKDTLEQFFQRVIREGMAGQELGEQTIF; this comes from the coding sequence atgGCGGCCCTCCTCCTATCCCCCCGCCTCCCAACCACCAGCACCGCCACGCCGTCGTCGTCCACCCGCCCCGCTCCCCGGTCCCTCTCCTTCCCCGGCACCGCCACCCGACGCCGCGGCCGGGGCCCGCTCCTCGCCTCCTCCGCGGCCTCACCGCCGGCGCCCGCTCCGGCGGCGCAGCCCTTCCGCGCGCTGCCGGCCTCGGAGACCACGGTCCTCGTCACGGGCGCCACGGGCTACATCGGCCGCTACGTCGTCCGGGAGCTCCTCCGCCGGGGCCACCGCGTGCTCGCCGTGGCGCGGTCCCGGAGCGGCATCCGCGGCCACAACTCCCCCGAGGACGTCGTCGCGGACCTCGCCCCGGCCCAGGTCGTCTTCTCCGACGTCACCGACCCAGCCGCGCTGCTCGCGGACCTCGCCCCGCACGGCCCCGTCCACGCCGCGGTTTGCTGCCTCgccagccgcggcggcggcgtgcagGACTCGTGGCGCGTCGACTACCGCGCCACGCTGCACACGCTCCAGGCCGCGCGGGGGCTGGGTGCCGCTCACTTCGTGCTCCTCTCCGCCATCTGCGTCCAGAAGCCGCTCCTCGAGTTCCAGCGCGCCAAGCTCAAGTTCGAGGAGGAGCTGGCCGCGGAGGCCGCGCGGGACCCCGCCTTCACCTACAGCGTCGTGCGCCCCACGGCGTTCTTCAAGAGCCTGGGCGGCCAGGTCGACATCGTCAAGAATGGGCAGCCGTACGTCATGTTCGGCGACGGCAAGCTCTGCGCCTGCAAGCCCATCAGCGAGGAGGACCTCGCCGCCTTCATCGCCGACTGCATCTACGACCAGGACAAGGCCAACAAGGTGCTGCCCATCGGCGGGCCGGGGAAGGCGCTCACGCCGCTGGAGCAGGGGGAGATGCTGTTCCGGCTGCTCGGGCGCGAGCCCAAGTTCATCAAGGTGCCCATCCAGATCATGGACGCCGTCATCTGGGTGCTCGATGAACTGGCCAAGCTGTTCCCGTGGTTGGAGGACGCCGCCGAGTTCGGCAAGATTGGCAGGTACTATGCCTCAGAGAGCATGCTGCTGCTGGACCCGGAGACCGGAGAGTACAGCGACGAGAAGACGCCGAGCTACGGCAAGGACACGCTCGAGCAGTTCTTCCAAAGAGTTATAAGGGAAGGGATGGCGGGACAGGAGCTCGGCGAGCAGACCATCTTCTAG
- the LOC136543209 gene encoding zinc finger protein CONSTANS-LIKE 13-like isoform X2: MGEGEDDQRNQMLGAGRDHEPERAEAEEAKKPAPGEAEAGVDGAGAGAGTEAATCDYCGTVAAAVYCRADSARLCLPCDRLVHGANGVCSRHARAPLCADCRAAGAVFRRASSSAFLCSNCDFGRHRDGGDPPLHDRCAVQPYSGCPPGSDLAALFGVPLFDKPAAEDGAWWNIWEEPQVLSLVDLIVPTTPCHGFEPLLTPSSPKYRSISPDGKLNEEILRQLGELAESDGGVQASAGRDEAEQAGGDQFPSWASPQYATGHGNFGTEYNHENGRWNNCDLDALNDACKAGVAYDQVPVSSAEPCLSSFAPLSEICPSMSNGNSMEDNHQANPGIGMPMQGLSKRTGFDVVPCPDRDSVISRYKAKRKTRRFDRQVRYESRKVRADGRLRIKGRFAKPNQT, translated from the exons ATGGGTGAGGGTGAGGACGACCAGCGGAACCAGATGCTGGGCGCGGGCCGGGACCATGAGCCGGAGcgggcggaggcggaggaggccAAGAAGCCCGCGCCCGGCGAGGCGGAGGCCGGCGtcgacggcgccggcgccggggccGGCACGGAGGCGGCGACCTGCGACTACTGCGGAACCGTGGCGGCGGCGGTCTACTGCCGCGCCGACTCCGCCAGGCTCTGCCTGCCGTGCGACCGCCTCGTGCACGGCGCCAACGGGGTCTGCTCCCGCCACGCCCGCGCCCCGCTCTGCGCCGACTGCCGTGCCGCCGGGGCCGTCTTCCGCCGCGCCTCGTCCTCCGCCTTCCTCTGCTCCAACTGCGACTTCGGGAGGCACCGGGATGGCGGTGACCCGCCGCTCCACGACCGCTGCGCCGTGCAGCCCTACTCCGGGTGCCCTCCGGGGAGCGACCTCGCGGCGCTCTTTGGGGTGCCCCTCTTCGACAAGCCGGCCGCCGAAGATGGTGCCTGGTGGAACATCTGGGAGGAGCCCCAGGTGCTGAGCTTGGTAGATCTGATCGTGCCCACCACCCCTTGCCATGGATTCGAACCTCTCCTAACGCCGTCATCGCCCAAG TACCGGAGCATCTCGCCGGACGGGAAGCTGAACGAGGAAATCCTTCGGCAGCTGGGGGAGCTTGCAGAGTCAGATGGCGGTGTGCAGGCATCAGCAGGTCGTGACGAGGCAGAGCAAGCTGGTGGAGATCAGTTCCCTTCCTGGGCGTCGCCACAGTATGCCACTGGACATGGCAATTTTGGAACAGAGTACAACCACGAG AATGGCAGATGGAATAACTGTGATTTGGATGCCCTAAATGATGCATGCAAGGCCGGGGTCGCATATGATCAGGTTCCAGTCAGCTCAGCTGAACCGTGCTTGTCATCATTTGCTCCATTGTCGGAAATTTGTCCCAGCATGAGCAATGGTAATAGTATGGAGGATAACCACCAGGCTAATCCTGGCATTGGCATGCCCATGCAAGGTCTATCCAAAAGGACTGGCTTTGATGTTGTGCCTTGCCCTGATCGTGACTCGGTCATTTCGCGCTATAAAGCGAAGAGGAAGACAAGAAG ATTCGACAGGCAGGTCCGGTACGAGTCGCGCAAAGTTCGTGCTGATGGCAGGCTCAGGATCAAGGGGCGTTTTGCGAAGCCAAACCAAACATGA
- the LOC136464807 gene encoding uncharacterized protein, whose product MATNHWVKDRVINWLREDPTLDLKVLKGKLEDKYCIQVSYYVVWDGRQMALDEILGGWEDSFVHVFSWKREIEKRSPGSIVEVEWDVENNKRRFSRMFVALKPCIDGFLEGCRPYLGIDSTVLTAKWKGQLAVAVGIDGHNWMFPMAYGVFGSETKDNWEWFMKMLHKAIGSPPGLVISTDAGKGIDKAVTKVFTNGVEHRECMRHLVKNF is encoded by the coding sequence ATGGCTACCAATCACTGGGTCAAGGACAGAGTCATAAATTGGCTTAGGGAAGATCCAACTCTTGATCTTAAAGTtttgaagggcaagttagaggaCAAGTACTGCATCCAAGTGAGCTACTACGTTGTTTGGGACGGCCGGCAAATGGCCCTAGATGAGATATTGGGTGGCTGGGAGGACAGCTTTGTACATGTCTTTTCTTGGAAAAGAGAAATTGAGAAGAGGAGTCCTGGCAGTATTGTAGAGGTTGAGTGGGATGTTGAGAATAACAAAAGAAGATTCAGTAGGATGTTTGTAGCACTAAAGCCATGCATTGATGGCTTCCTTGAAGGTTGCAGACCTTATCTAGGTATTGACTCCACAGTTTTGACAGCAAAGTGGAAGGGGCAGTTAGCAGTTGCAGTAGGGATTGATGGCCACAACTGGATGTTCCCAATGGCCTATGGAGTATTTGGCAGTGAAACCAAGGACAACTGGGAATGGTTCATGAAGATGCTACACAAGGCTATTGGTTCCCCACCTGGTCTTGTTATTTCAACTGATGCAGGCAAAGGAATAGATAAGGCAGTTACCAAAGTCTTCACAAATGGTGTAGAGCACAGAGAATGCATGAGGCATCTTGTGAAGAATTTCTAG